The proteins below are encoded in one region of Clostridia bacterium:
- a CDS encoding ABC-F family ATP-binding cassette domain-containing protein, with amino-acid sequence MIQLSGAGKRFGHKLLFENLDWMITPQDRVGLVGANGTGKSTLLKIFSGLESLDYGLLTCQKGVSSSYLPQDGLRLAGRSVFDECLSVFEDLHCIERELVQLTHSMSEVDPASPEYVQVADRFHRLDNEFRTRDGYAIEAQVGAVLTGLGFRKADWSRQTEEFSGGWQMRIALAKLLLQKPNLLLLDEPTNHLDLETRNWLEGYLRQYPYAFVLISHDRYFLDVTVNKIAEIWNKRVHFYHGNYEKYLREKEQRRDQLISAYKNQRERIEQLEAFISRFRYQATKAKQVQSRIKELDKIERIEIPAEEKTIHFTFPQPQPSGRIVAEFNGVAKSYGEKRVFSGVDFIIERGDRIALVGINGAGKSTLIKLLAQAERPTEGEYRLGHNAEPDYFAQDQYKELDGERRMIDDLGSIAPQSGHTELRNLLGSFLFSEDDVFKKIGVLSGGERNRYALARMLLQPSNFLLLDEPTNHLDLRAKDVLLDALEKFKGTVVFVSHDRYFIDNLATRIFEVADGAVTVFPGNYEDYLWRKEKEAQGEAAPVASGTGSNGGGGAAVVNGGDDEKPESKKRLNPIKMRQMQERCEELEQSIARAETEIAEAENALATFVTVAETQRLTDLMADKRSELEKLMSEWEDVSGLIEQNA; translated from the coding sequence ATGATCCAGTTGTCCGGGGCCGGTAAGCGTTTCGGCCACAAACTCCTTTTCGAAAACCTGGATTGGATGATCACTCCGCAGGATCGTGTGGGGCTGGTCGGTGCCAACGGCACGGGTAAATCCACGCTGCTGAAGATTTTCTCTGGCCTGGAGTCGCTCGACTACGGATTGCTGACTTGTCAAAAGGGAGTCAGCTCCAGCTATCTGCCGCAGGATGGTCTTCGCCTCGCCGGCCGCTCGGTATTCGATGAGTGCCTGAGCGTCTTCGAAGATCTGCACTGCATTGAACGCGAGCTCGTGCAGCTTACGCACAGCATGTCCGAAGTCGATCCCGCCAGTCCCGAGTACGTGCAGGTGGCGGACCGGTTCCATCGACTCGATAACGAGTTTCGAACTCGAGACGGGTACGCCATCGAAGCGCAGGTAGGGGCGGTTCTCACGGGCCTCGGATTTCGCAAGGCAGACTGGTCGCGTCAGACCGAAGAGTTCTCCGGCGGTTGGCAGATGCGCATCGCGCTCGCCAAGCTGCTGCTTCAGAAACCCAACCTGCTCCTGCTCGATGAGCCAACAAACCATCTTGATCTCGAAACACGCAATTGGCTGGAAGGATACCTGCGCCAGTATCCATACGCTTTTGTGCTCATCTCGCACGATCGGTACTTCCTGGATGTCACGGTGAACAAAATCGCCGAAATATGGAACAAGCGCGTTCACTTTTATCATGGCAATTACGAGAAGTACCTTCGCGAGAAAGAGCAGCGGCGCGATCAACTCATCTCGGCGTACAAGAATCAGCGCGAACGTATCGAGCAGCTTGAGGCTTTTATCAGCCGCTTCCGCTACCAGGCGACCAAGGCGAAGCAGGTGCAGAGCCGCATCAAGGAGCTCGACAAAATTGAGCGTATAGAGATCCCTGCGGAAGAGAAAACCATCCACTTTACTTTCCCGCAGCCGCAACCGAGCGGGCGCATCGTTGCCGAATTCAACGGCGTAGCCAAGAGCTATGGGGAGAAGCGCGTCTTCAGCGGCGTGGATTTCATCATCGAGCGCGGAGACCGCATCGCATTGGTCGGCATTAACGGCGCAGGCAAGTCGACGCTGATCAAGTTGTTGGCACAAGCCGAGCGTCCGACCGAGGGCGAGTACCGCCTGGGTCACAACGCTGAGCCAGACTATTTTGCGCAGGACCAATATAAGGAACTTGACGGCGAGCGCCGCATGATCGACGACCTGGGCAGCATCGCACCGCAGTCCGGCCACACCGAGCTTCGGAACCTGCTGGGGAGCTTCCTGTTTTCAGAAGACGATGTATTCAAGAAAATCGGCGTTCTCAGCGGCGGTGAGCGCAACCGCTACGCACTGGCGCGAATGCTCCTGCAGCCCTCTAACTTTCTGCTGCTGGATGAACCAACGAACCACCTCGACCTGCGCGCTAAAGATGTTCTCCTGGACGCGCTCGAGAAATTCAAAGGAACGGTCGTCTTCGTCTCGCACGATCGCTACTTCATCGACAACCTTGCAACTCGAATCTTCGAAGTCGCCGACGGCGCGGTTACGGTTTTCCCTGGCAACTACGAAGATTACCTCTGGCGCAAAGAGAAGGAAGCACAGGGCGAGGCAGCGCCCGTTGCTTCCGGCACAGGTTCGAACGGCGGGGGCGGGGCGGCCGTCGTGAACGGTGGCGATGACGAGAAGCCTGAATCGAAGAAGCGCCTGAATCCGATCAAAATGCGGCAAATGCAGGAACGCTGCGAAGAACTTGAGCAGAGTATTGCTCGCGCTGAGACGGAAATCGCCGAGGCAGAGAATGCTCTGGCAACATTTGTGACTGTTGCGGAAACGCAGCGCCTGACCGATCTGATGGCCGACAAGCGCTCCGAGTTGGAGAAGCTCATGTCCGAGTGGGAAGACGTATCAGGCCTTATCGAACAGAACGCCTGA
- a CDS encoding MerR family transcriptional regulator, with amino-acid sequence MDNTFTSNEVAALTGITQRQLQWWDERGIVVPARDGRRRLYSLPDLAEVAVICELRQRGFSLQRVRKVMRYLQRELGKRLVETVSASSEYHLLTDGKHIFLEDSARAVVDILKNSRQPMLTVCLSDTVQRIQTDVRVFTDRQAQAQLSGTAPSFMAAAAGVSHAALASMAQKRSASRTRKGRSSTHTGNSAS; translated from the coding sequence GTGGACAATACGTTCACATCCAATGAGGTGGCAGCGCTGACTGGCATCACACAGCGCCAGTTGCAGTGGTGGGACGAGCGCGGAATCGTGGTTCCGGCGCGCGATGGCCGCCGTCGGCTCTATTCCCTGCCCGACCTGGCCGAAGTCGCCGTCATCTGCGAACTGCGTCAGCGTGGCTTCAGCTTGCAGCGTGTCCGCAAAGTGATGCGCTATCTGCAACGCGAACTCGGCAAGCGTCTCGTCGAAACCGTGAGCGCTAGTTCCGAGTACCACCTGCTCACCGACGGCAAACATATATTTTTGGAAGATTCGGCCCGTGCTGTCGTAGATATTTTGAAGAATTCCCGCCAACCCATGCTCACCGTCTGCTTGAGCGATACGGTGCAGCGCATCCAGACAGACGTTCGGGTATTCACAGACAGGCAGGCGCAGGCTCAACTTTCCGGCACTGCACCGTCATTCATGGCGGCTGCCGCCGGAGTGTCCCACGCAGCGCTCGCCTCAATGGCACAGAAACGTTCGGCATCACGCACGCGAAAAGGAAGATCCTCTACTCATACTGGCAACAGCGCTTCATAA
- a CDS encoding Bax inhibitor-1/YccA family protein, protein MGHVFDPDGPMPGEALSYEMEEVEREQRALLVKVYGFMAVGLLISAAVARWAMARPEMFTYVHEHALSFQIIFALEVAAVAIISQVIENIPIGLAALIFVCYAAFNGISFAVFFLFIPPGAVAFGFLIAALTFAAMAAYGRMSGADLGTMGSTLITLVAGLGIMSAANVVFNNERVYWATSYLGVIVFASLASYHAQDFRDFDWAFEDDDEANNKAALTGALLLYLDFVNLYIMFMRLIGRGRDRR, encoded by the coding sequence GTGGGACACGTCTTCGATCCCGATGGGCCAATGCCCGGCGAGGCGCTGTCGTACGAAATGGAAGAGGTTGAGCGCGAGCAGCGCGCATTGCTGGTGAAGGTTTACGGATTCATGGCTGTGGGCCTGCTAATCTCTGCCGCCGTGGCGCGATGGGCGATGGCTCGACCCGAAATGTTCACCTACGTGCACGAACACGCGCTCTCCTTCCAGATCATCTTTGCCTTGGAAGTCGCGGCGGTCGCCATCATCTCGCAAGTAATTGAGAACATTCCGATCGGCTTGGCAGCGCTGATCTTCGTTTGTTACGCGGCGTTCAATGGCATCTCTTTCGCGGTGTTCTTCCTGTTCATCCCGCCCGGCGCGGTTGCCTTCGGATTTCTGATTGCCGCACTCACCTTTGCAGCCATGGCCGCGTATGGACGCATGAGCGGCGCCGATCTAGGCACGATGGGGTCCACGCTGATCACGCTCGTCGCTGGCCTCGGAATCATGTCGGCAGCGAACGTCGTGTTCAACAACGAGAGGGTTTACTGGGCTACGTCCTACCTCGGCGTGATCGTGTTCGCGAGCCTTGCGTCTTACCATGCGCAGGATTTCCGCGACTTCGACTGGGCGTTCGAAGACGACGACGAGGCCAACAACAAGGCTGCACTGACCGGAGCGTTATTGCTGTATCTCGACTTCGTCAATCTCTACATCATGTTCATGAGGCTGATCGGCCGCGGGCGCGACCGTCGCTAA
- the ribB gene encoding 3,4-dihydroxy-2-butanone-4-phosphate synthase, protein MTPNAPFCDVPTAIEEIRAGRMIVVVDDEDRENEGDLTMAAEKVTPDAINFMAKYGRGLICLSMTEERLDYLRLGQMSAENTSQFGTAFTESIDARQGVTTGISAHDRSYTIKIAIDPATRPNDLARPGHTFPLRARKGGVLIRAGQTEASVDLARMAGLIPAGVICEIMKDDGTMARVPDLVEFCREHQMKMVTVAEVIRYRLQHERTIVRQGEALVPTRFGEFRMIAYQSEVNGDSHIAIVKGDLENSGELPTLVRMHSHCLMGDVFSATWCECRGLLEESMKMINREGRGAIIYLHQTSKGFSVESLGGKPTLQFHRDLRLPTLPDSQRKTQREIGIGAQILSDLKLQRIRLLTNRPRKVASLEGFGLQIVEQVPVPIDVAMSCQD, encoded by the coding sequence ATGACTCCGAATGCACCATTCTGCGACGTTCCTACCGCTATTGAGGAGATCCGCGCTGGCCGGATGATCGTCGTTGTTGACGACGAAGATCGGGAAAACGAAGGCGACCTCACCATGGCCGCCGAGAAGGTTACGCCCGATGCCATCAACTTCATGGCCAAGTACGGACGCGGCCTCATCTGTCTCTCAATGACGGAAGAACGCCTCGACTATCTGCGCCTGGGACAGATGTCCGCGGAGAACACATCGCAGTTCGGCACCGCTTTCACGGAGTCAATTGATGCCCGGCAGGGGGTGACCACGGGCATCAGCGCCCACGATCGCTCGTACACCATCAAAATCGCCATCGATCCAGCGACACGTCCCAACGATCTGGCTCGTCCGGGACACACGTTCCCGCTGCGTGCGCGTAAGGGAGGCGTGCTCATTCGCGCCGGACAGACTGAGGCTTCCGTCGATCTCGCACGCATGGCCGGGCTGATTCCTGCCGGAGTGATCTGCGAGATTATGAAGGACGACGGCACGATGGCGCGCGTCCCCGACTTAGTCGAGTTCTGCCGCGAACATCAGATGAAGATGGTGACAGTCGCGGAGGTGATACGATACCGCCTTCAGCACGAGCGCACCATCGTGCGCCAGGGCGAAGCGCTGGTCCCGACACGCTTCGGCGAGTTCCGCATGATCGCCTACCAGTCGGAAGTGAACGGCGATTCGCATATCGCCATTGTCAAAGGCGACCTGGAGAATTCCGGTGAGCTGCCTACGCTGGTGCGCATGCATTCGCACTGCCTGATGGGCGATGTCTTCAGTGCGACATGGTGCGAGTGTCGCGGTCTTTTGGAGGAGTCGATGAAGATGATTAACCGCGAGGGTCGCGGAGCGATCATCTACCTGCACCAGACCTCCAAAGGTTTCTCGGTGGAATCTCTCGGCGGCAAGCCGACGCTGCAATTCCATAGGGACTTACGGCTGCCGACGCTGCCGGATTCGCAGCGAAAAACGCAGCGCGAGATTGGCATTGGCGCACAGATTCTGTCGGACCTGAAGTTGCAACGCATACGTCTGTTGACGAATCGCCCACGCAAAGTCGCCTCATTGGAAGGCTTCGGCCTGCAAATCGTGGAACAGGTGCCTGTGCCGATCGATGTCGCTATGAGCTGCCAGGACTGA
- a CDS encoding inorganic phosphate transporter — protein sequence MDTGLLLVLLTVAIALTFDFINGFHDAANSIATVVSTRVLSPKLAVLWAAFFNFVAAFLLGTAVAHTIGKGMIQLDIVTQYVVMAGLLGAIVWDLLTWWWGLPTSSSHALIGGYAGAAIARAAMVRGWGRAFEVIIPHGWTKTLTFILVAPVLGLVLGFALMVAVFWIFRNKAPQQVDHWFRKAQLLSAAAYSLGHGGNDAQKTMGIIAGALYTGGLMSKADMIGDWGPIKWPIILSAHLAIALGTYFGGWRIVHTMGSKITKLKPVGGFCAETAGALTLFGTALAGIPVSTTHTITGAIVGVGTTHRLSAVRWGVATRIVWAWVLTIPASASVAALTFWIIRMINPNA from the coding sequence GTGGATACAGGACTGCTACTTGTACTATTAACCGTTGCAATTGCGCTAACGTTCGACTTTATAAATGGCTTTCACGATGCTGCGAACAGCATCGCGACCGTTGTCTCGACCCGCGTACTCTCTCCGAAACTTGCTGTTCTGTGGGCGGCATTTTTCAACTTCGTCGCCGCATTTCTGCTCGGTACGGCCGTCGCGCATACCATCGGCAAAGGCATGATCCAACTGGACATCGTGACCCAGTACGTGGTCATGGCTGGGCTACTGGGCGCCATCGTGTGGGATTTGCTCACCTGGTGGTGGGGATTGCCGACCTCTTCCTCGCACGCGCTCATCGGTGGTTATGCTGGTGCGGCAATCGCTCGCGCCGCGATGGTTCGCGGATGGGGACGGGCATTTGAGGTCATTATTCCGCACGGATGGACGAAGACGTTGACTTTCATACTCGTCGCGCCCGTTCTTGGCCTGGTTCTCGGGTTCGCGTTGATGGTGGCCGTGTTCTGGATCTTCCGGAACAAAGCTCCGCAACAGGTCGATCACTGGTTCCGCAAGGCGCAGTTGCTTTCCGCGGCTGCGTACAGCCTCGGACACGGCGGAAACGACGCGCAGAAGACGATGGGAATCATTGCGGGCGCACTCTATACCGGCGGGCTGATGAGCAAGGCAGACATGATAGGCGATTGGGGACCGATTAAGTGGCCCATCATCCTGTCTGCACACTTGGCAATCGCGCTGGGAACATATTTCGGCGGATGGCGAATCGTTCACACTATGGGGTCAAAAATAACGAAGCTTAAGCCGGTGGGTGGGTTCTGCGCCGAAACTGCTGGTGCGCTTACGCTTTTCGGCACTGCTCTGGCCGGCATTCCGGTATCGACCACGCACACGATAACGGGCGCAATCGTCGGAGTGGGCACGACGCATCGCCTCTCCGCAGTGCGATGGGGCGTGGCAACGCGCATTGTATGGGCCTGGGTGTTGACCATTCCCGCTTCGGCATCAGTGGCGGCGCTCACCTTCTGGATCATTCGCATGATCAATCCGAACGCGTAG
- a CDS encoding DUF47 family protein: MVRIVPRETKFFDMFSEMSANLCDGARVLRDVLANYQNVDISVQKIKEIEHKGDDMTHAVLVKLNQTFITPFDREDIHKLASSLDDVLDFVNSAADRLIMYKIKSVPPAAVELASIIVKQSEELGRAVSLLEKSNQRLLEHCVEINRLENEADSVSRNAIARIFENETDPINLIKIKELIEVLETATDKAEDAANVLETVVLKSA; this comes from the coding sequence ATGGTCCGCATTGTCCCCCGTGAAACTAAGTTCTTCGACATGTTTTCCGAGATGTCAGCCAACCTTTGCGACGGAGCGCGCGTACTCCGCGATGTGCTGGCGAATTACCAGAATGTCGACATCTCGGTGCAGAAAATCAAGGAAATCGAACACAAGGGCGACGACATGACCCATGCCGTCCTTGTCAAACTGAATCAGACTTTCATTACCCCCTTTGATCGCGAAGACATTCATAAACTTGCGTCCTCCCTCGATGACGTCCTCGACTTCGTCAACTCGGCTGCTGACCGCCTGATTATGTACAAGATTAAGAGCGTGCCACCTGCTGCAGTGGAACTCGCATCGATTATCGTAAAGCAGTCGGAAGAGTTGGGCCGGGCAGTGTCCCTGCTGGAGAAAAGCAACCAGCGACTCCTCGAACATTGTGTCGAAATCAACCGGCTTGAGAACGAAGCGGACAGCGTCAGCCGTAATGCTATTGCACGCATCTTCGAAAACGAAACCGATCCTATCAACCTGATCAAAATCAAAGAGCTTATAGAAGTGCTGGAGACCGCCACAGACAAGGCGGAAGACGCCGCCAACGTGCTTGAGACCGTGGTCCTCAAGAGCGCGTAG